The window ATGCTTACCTGCACTTTTTCCGAAGAAAGCCGTCACATCAGGGAAGAAGTAAAAAGCACCTTCTGGAACATGCGTTTTGATTCCAGGAATATCTCTTAATAAATTTAAAACCAGTTCTCTTCTTCCAAGATATGCTTTCTCCATTTCTTTGGAAGGTTTCTGATCTCCGGAAATTGCAGCAAGCGCGGCACGTTGAGCAATACCAGTTCCTCCTGATGTAAACTGACCTTGCATTTTCTCACATGCCTTAGCTATAAATAATGGCGCACAAATGTAACCTACTCTCCAGCCTGTCATTGCATAGCCTTTTGAAAATCCATTGACAGTAATCGTTCTTTCAAACATGCCTGAAAATGAACCAATACTAGCATGCTGACCGGTAAAATTGATCAATTCATATATTTCATCGGCAATGACATAAACATCTTTTTTACTCTTGACTACCTCCGCAATCGCTTCTAGTTCCTCCTTACTAAATACTGAACCTGTTGGGTTGCATGGAGAAGAATAAATCACAGCCTTGGTCTTGTCTGTCATAGCTTCTTTCAGTTGGGCAGCGGTAGCTTTAAAATTATTTTCTAATGTCCCTTCGATCAAAACAGGAACTCCACCGGCCAATTTGATAATCTCTGCATAAGAAACCCAATAAGGAGAAAAAATCACTACCTCATCCCCTTCATTAAGCATACACATGAAAACATTTGCGATAGAGTGCTTCGCTCCTGTAGAAACAACAATATTTTCGGCTTTAGCCTCTTCTATATGATTTTCTTCTCTAAGTTTCTTAGCAATTGCTTCTCTCAAATCTTGATATCCTGCCACAGGTGGATATGCAAAATATTTACCCTCATCAATTGCTGATTTTGCAGCCTCTTGAATATGTTTAGGTGTTTTGAAATCGGGCTCACCCAAACTCAAACTAATAATGTCTATTCCTTGGCCTTTTAGCTCACGAGCCTTTTTTGCCATTGCCAGCGTAGCTGACTCTTCCATTTGGTTAATTCGGTCTGATAGGATTGAATTCATTCTAGTGGTTGTTTTTTAAATTTGCTCAAAATTAAAGATTACTATTATTAATTCTAAACATAAAGAGATTTGATTTTGAATTTGTAAATTTAGTGTTCAATAATATTTGATTAAGGCCGTTTGAAATTATATGAGATCAATTTACCTCCTTGTCTTACTTCTTATTTCGTTTTCTTGGAGCGCAAACGCACAGAAAAAAAACAAAAAAGCAACAGAAGAGACCACAGATCCGGATTCCT is drawn from Belliella baltica DSM 15883 and contains these coding sequences:
- a CDS encoding pyridoxal phosphate-dependent aminotransferase, coding for MNSILSDRINQMEESATLAMAKKARELKGQGIDIISLSLGEPDFKTPKHIQEAAKSAIDEGKYFAYPPVAGYQDLREAIAKKLREENHIEEAKAENIVVSTGAKHSIANVFMCMLNEGDEVVIFSPYWVSYAEIIKLAGGVPVLIEGTLENNFKATAAQLKEAMTDKTKAVIYSSPCNPTGSVFSKEELEAIAEVVKSKKDVYVIADEIYELINFTGQHASIGSFSGMFERTITVNGFSKGYAMTGWRVGYICAPLFIAKACEKMQGQFTSGGTGIAQRAALAAISGDQKPSKEMEKAYLGRRELVLNLLRDIPGIKTHVPEGAFYFFPDVTAFFGKSAGKHQIKNADDLCIYLLEEANVSVVTGAAFGAPNCVRLSYAASEEDLKEALSRMKKALGNLK